A window from Chlamydia gallinacea 08-1274/3 encodes these proteins:
- the uvrB gene encoding excinuclease ABC subunit UvrB, which translates to MTFELCAAYAPCGDQPEAIAKLTQGIRDHVPAQVLLGATGSGKTFTIANVIANVNLPTLVLAHNKTLAAQLYQEFREFFPRNAVEYFISYYDYYQPEAYIARSNTYIEKSLLINAEIDKLRLSATRSLLERRDTLIVSSISCIYGIGSPENYAAMTLTLTVGEDYPRTMLTTQLVKMHYQASLTGQHSTFRERGSVLDIFPAYDNDQAIRLEFINDTLTSIEFSDPLTMIPKQSVHSVVVYPGSHYVTPEEIREQAIRSIRAELEERLVFFQDRPIEQDRLFHRTTHDIEMIKETGFCKGIENYSRHFTQLPPGAPPTCLLDYFPEDFLLIIDESHQTLPQMRAMYRGDASRKQSLVEYGFRLPSAYDNRPLTYNEAQKYFRKVIYVSATPGETELRESRGHVVEQILRPTGIPDPLPEIRPARGQVDDLLEEIRQRLSKSQEKILVISLTKKLAEDITAFLLELNISAAYLHSGIETAERTRILTDLRVGNIDVLVGVNLLREGLDLPEVSLVAILDADKEGFLRSTSSLIQFCGRAARNVQGKVIFYADHKTASIEQTLKETQRRRHIQLEYNKAHGITPKPIIKGIFANPIPQGKKKETPISTVPTSIPECEKLIQKYETLMHEAAREFRFDDAAKYRDKMKAVKERLLYLS; encoded by the coding sequence ATGACATTTGAATTATGTGCAGCTTATGCTCCCTGTGGTGATCAACCAGAAGCTATTGCTAAGCTAACTCAAGGCATACGGGATCATGTTCCTGCTCAAGTCCTTTTAGGAGCTACAGGATCAGGGAAAACTTTCACGATTGCTAATGTAATTGCTAATGTGAACCTGCCTACTTTAGTACTAGCGCACAATAAAACATTAGCAGCGCAACTCTATCAGGAGTTTCGAGAATTTTTCCCCAGAAATGCAGTAGAATACTTCATATCGTATTACGATTACTATCAACCAGAAGCTTATATTGCTCGAAGCAATACCTATATAGAAAAAAGCCTTTTAATTAATGCGGAAATTGATAAGTTACGCTTATCAGCAACACGATCTCTTTTAGAACGTCGAGATACATTGATCGTTTCTTCCATATCCTGTATCTACGGTATTGGATCTCCAGAAAATTACGCTGCTATGACATTAACACTTACTGTAGGGGAAGACTACCCTCGAACTATGTTAACTACGCAGCTAGTAAAAATGCATTATCAAGCTTCTCTTACTGGGCAACATTCTACGTTTCGAGAACGTGGTAGTGTTCTGGATATTTTCCCTGCTTATGATAATGATCAGGCTATTCGTTTAGAGTTTATCAATGATACGCTCACCTCAATAGAATTTAGTGATCCTCTAACAATGATTCCCAAACAATCTGTGCATTCCGTAGTTGTCTATCCAGGATCTCACTACGTAACTCCTGAAGAAATTCGTGAGCAAGCTATACGCTCTATTCGTGCAGAATTAGAAGAACGCCTAGTATTTTTTCAAGACCGTCCTATAGAACAAGATCGTCTTTTCCATAGGACAACTCATGATATTGAAATGATTAAAGAAACAGGATTTTGTAAGGGAATTGAAAATTATTCTCGACATTTTACCCAACTGCCTCCTGGGGCCCCTCCTACCTGCCTTCTAGATTATTTTCCTGAGGATTTTTTATTAATCATAGATGAATCTCACCAAACCCTACCGCAGATGCGCGCTATGTATCGAGGCGATGCATCCAGAAAACAATCTTTAGTAGAATATGGATTTCGATTACCTTCAGCATATGATAACCGTCCGCTAACTTACAACGAAGCACAGAAATATTTTCGTAAGGTAATTTATGTATCTGCAACTCCAGGAGAAACGGAATTACGTGAAAGCCGAGGTCATGTTGTTGAACAAATTCTTCGCCCTACAGGCATTCCCGATCCCCTACCAGAAATCCGTCCAGCAAGAGGCCAAGTAGATGATCTCTTAGAGGAAATTCGCCAGCGCCTATCGAAGTCCCAAGAAAAAATTTTAGTCATTTCTTTAACAAAAAAACTTGCTGAAGATATTACAGCATTTCTACTCGAGTTAAATATTTCCGCTGCCTACCTACATTCAGGGATAGAAACTGCCGAACGCACACGCATTCTCACGGACTTACGTGTAGGGAATATTGATGTACTTGTAGGAGTGAACTTACTTCGTGAAGGTTTAGACCTTCCTGAAGTATCTTTAGTTGCTATTCTTGATGCTGATAAAGAGGGTTTTTTGCGTAGTACTTCATCCTTAATTCAATTTTGTGGAAGAGCTGCGAGAAATGTCCAAGGGAAAGTCATCTTCTATGCAGATCATAAAACAGCATCTATAGAACAAACACTAAAAGAAACACAACGCCGTCGTCATATACAATTAGAATACAACAAAGCACATGGTATTACTCCTAAGCCTATCATCAAGGGAATTTTTGCTAATCCTATCCCTCAAGGGAAGAAAAAGGAAACGCCAATTTCCACGGTTCCCACATCCATACCAGAGTGTGAAAAACTTATTCAGAAATATGAAACCCTTATGCACGAAGCTGCTAGAGAATTTCGCTTCGATGATGCAGCTAAATATCGAGATAAGATGAAAGCAGTTAAAGAACGTCTTCTTTATCTTTCATAA
- the eno gene encoding phosphopyruvate hydratase — MLEVVISDIQAREILDSRGYPTLYVKVITDLGTFGEACVPSGASTGIKEALELRDQHNIRYQGKGVLQAKKNITEILLPALRGLNIFDQILVDTVMIETDGTPNKEKIGANAILGVSLALAKAAAATLNRPLYQYIGGCFSRILPCPMMNLINGGMHANNGLQFQEFMIRPTGAPSFTEAVRMGADVFHTLKKLLDAKHLTTGVGDEGGFAPQLQTNADALDLLMQAIEKSGFTPGEEISLALDCAASSFYDTQTHTYQGKSYQEQVEILTHLCDHYPIDSIEDGLAEEDYTGWELLTSTLGNRIQIVGDDLFVTNPELIAEGIHKGIANAVLIKPNQIGTLTETSEAIQLAHSQGYATILSHRSGETEDTTIADLAVAFNTGQIKTGSLSRSERIAKYNRLMAIEEELQDAGFFEDSNPFSK; from the coding sequence ATGTTAGAAGTCGTTATTTCTGATATCCAAGCTCGAGAAATTTTAGATTCTCGCGGGTATCCTACTTTATATGTTAAAGTTATTACAGATTTAGGGACGTTTGGAGAAGCTTGTGTGCCTTCAGGAGCCTCTACTGGAATTAAAGAAGCTTTAGAACTTCGCGATCAACATAACATACGCTATCAAGGAAAAGGGGTTTTACAAGCAAAAAAAAATATTACCGAAATTCTTCTTCCTGCCCTCCGAGGACTAAACATCTTTGATCAAATTCTTGTAGATACAGTCATGATAGAAACCGATGGCACTCCAAATAAAGAAAAAATCGGTGCTAATGCTATTTTAGGGGTATCCCTAGCATTAGCTAAAGCAGCAGCAGCAACTTTAAATCGTCCGCTCTATCAATATATCGGAGGTTGTTTCTCTCGCATCCTTCCTTGTCCCATGATGAATCTCATTAATGGTGGCATGCATGCAAACAATGGCCTACAATTCCAAGAGTTTATGATTCGCCCTACGGGAGCCCCTTCGTTTACGGAAGCTGTACGCATGGGTGCTGATGTTTTCCATACTCTCAAAAAGCTTCTTGATGCCAAGCACCTTACTACAGGAGTGGGAGATGAAGGAGGCTTTGCTCCTCAACTACAAACCAATGCTGATGCCCTAGATCTTCTTATGCAAGCTATTGAAAAAAGCGGCTTTACTCCCGGTGAAGAGATTTCATTAGCATTAGATTGTGCCGCGTCCTCGTTCTACGACACACAAACGCATACGTATCAAGGGAAAAGCTATCAAGAACAAGTCGAGATCCTCACCCACCTCTGTGATCACTATCCTATTGATTCTATAGAAGACGGTCTTGCTGAAGAAGATTATACAGGTTGGGAGCTCCTTACCTCAACACTAGGGAATCGCATTCAAATTGTAGGAGATGATCTCTTTGTGACTAACCCTGAACTCATTGCCGAAGGGATTCATAAAGGCATAGCCAATGCCGTGTTAATCAAACCGAATCAAATCGGCACATTAACAGAAACATCTGAAGCTATACAACTTGCTCATAGCCAAGGATATGCAACGATTCTTTCTCATCGATCTGGAGAAACAGAAGATACAACTATTGCCGATCTTGCTGTGGCATTTAACACAGGACAAATTAAAACAGGATCTTTATCGCGTTCAGAACGTATTGCTAAGTACAACAGACTCATGGCAATAGAAGAAGAATTGCAAGATGCAGGATTCTTTGAAGATTCCAATCCATTTTCTAAATAA
- a CDS encoding SpoIIE family protein phosphatase, whose protein sequence is MIPFTKTIGFRLWLACVAAIIFPLGINIVLLNLKQYRNTVSSITIAFKENAAFKIDALQQIVPLNADILTLFSEILDLKEGIPTLPNVELSNKMHQMFSATYNEISLIKIFPNGEKIVVASSVPERLGQNYQDILDISDNSMFSATFKQSTENHEVFSVMQANIVDTNTNEISGILYTTHNIEDFLKNVLISTQPLFTVKTAIVSKNGVILKSSDPELHLRTLHPGITRKQFCNIFINKDTCPKEIPLQPIHLTPLPIEKNFFSFTAKKQEIWGYLADIPQMQLSLLSYGIKTDLLSGFWKRAVIYFAYFTCVLLGSTVAYLVAKRLSLPIRKLATVMINTRNQTPEPYIDDTLGFEINRLGHIFNAMVTNLNQQQALAQKNHEIKENAQNALYLGEQAQQRLLPNTLPHYPHTELAKAYIPAITVGGDFFDVFIVGEGENAKLFLIVADASGKGVYACGYSLFLKNMLRTFLSHTPSIQEAIEKTAQLFHETTAETGMFVTCCVYSYHYATKTVEFYSCGHNPACLLSPDGHVSMLTHPGIALGFLPHIPPVPTKTFHVDPGAFIILYSDGITEAHNQAGMMFGEERLKNTVKTLVGKSAEDAMHTLMLAVKNFVSNCHQHDDITLLILKITDS, encoded by the coding sequence ATGATTCCTTTTACAAAAACAATAGGTTTCCGTTTATGGTTAGCCTGTGTAGCTGCAATTATTTTCCCTCTGGGGATTAATATTGTTCTACTTAACCTTAAACAATACCGTAATACAGTATCTTCAATTACCATAGCATTTAAGGAAAATGCTGCTTTTAAAATCGATGCTCTTCAGCAAATCGTACCTTTAAATGCTGATATCCTTACCTTATTTTCTGAGATTTTAGACCTGAAAGAGGGGATTCCTACTCTCCCTAATGTTGAGCTTAGCAACAAAATGCATCAAATGTTTAGCGCAACATACAATGAAATCTCATTAATCAAAATTTTCCCAAACGGTGAGAAAATTGTCGTTGCCTCCAGTGTTCCAGAACGCCTGGGGCAAAATTACCAAGATATTCTGGATATTTCTGATAACTCCATGTTTTCAGCGACATTCAAACAGTCAACAGAAAATCATGAAGTTTTCTCAGTTATGCAGGCAAATATTGTCGATACAAATACAAATGAAATTTCGGGTATCCTCTATACCACGCATAATATAGAGGATTTTTTAAAAAATGTCTTAATAAGCACTCAACCCCTCTTCACTGTAAAAACAGCAATTGTATCCAAAAATGGGGTCATCTTAAAATCCTCAGATCCAGAATTACATTTACGCACTCTACATCCAGGAATTACTCGAAAACAATTCTGTAATATCTTTATCAATAAAGATACCTGTCCTAAGGAAATTCCCTTACAGCCAATTCACTTAACTCCCTTACCTATCGAAAAAAACTTTTTCTCATTTACAGCAAAAAAACAAGAAATCTGGGGATACTTAGCCGATATTCCCCAAATGCAACTCAGTCTCCTTTCTTACGGAATAAAAACAGATTTATTATCCGGTTTCTGGAAACGTGCTGTTATCTACTTTGCTTATTTTACCTGCGTACTATTAGGAAGCACAGTAGCTTATCTTGTCGCCAAGCGATTATCCCTGCCTATACGAAAACTCGCTACCGTGATGATTAATACTAGAAACCAGACTCCTGAACCCTACATTGATGATACCCTAGGATTTGAAATCAACCGGCTAGGCCATATTTTTAACGCTATGGTAACAAATCTTAACCAACAACAAGCCTTAGCTCAAAAAAATCACGAAATAAAAGAAAATGCGCAAAATGCTCTATATCTTGGAGAGCAAGCACAGCAGCGCCTTCTTCCCAATACACTTCCTCACTACCCACATACAGAACTAGCAAAAGCCTATATTCCAGCAATCACTGTTGGCGGAGATTTTTTTGATGTATTCATTGTTGGAGAAGGTGAAAATGCAAAATTATTCCTTATCGTTGCAGATGCCTCAGGAAAAGGAGTTTATGCTTGCGGTTATTCCTTATTCCTAAAAAATATGCTGCGTACTTTCCTATCTCACACACCATCTATTCAAGAAGCTATTGAAAAAACTGCGCAACTTTTCCATGAAACCACAGCTGAAACAGGGATGTTTGTCACTTGCTGTGTGTATAGTTACCATTATGCAACTAAAACCGTAGAATTTTATTCCTGTGGTCATAACCCCGCATGTCTCTTATCTCCTGATGGACACGTATCTATGCTTACTCACCCAGGTATTGCTCTAGGATTTCTTCCTCACATCCCTCCTGTCCCGACGAAAACATTTCATGTCGATCCAGGAGCATTTATCATTCTCTACTCCGATGGAATTACGGAAGCTCATAATCAAGCAGGGATGATGTTCGGTGAGGAACGTTTAAAAAATACTGTAAAAACTTTAGTAGGGAAAAGCGCTGAAGATGCTATGCACACATTAATGCTAGCAGTAAAAAACTTTGTAAGTAATTGCCATCAACATGATGACATTACTTTACTGATTCTTAAAATTACGGACTCATGA
- a CDS encoding stage II sporulation E family protein, whose amino-acid sequence MKQNFTKRILFFLFLVIPIPLILNLIVLSVFSFSAAKNTIISNLHTHATHFNLEFEKKLSIHKMFLKRLANTLALKSNTAEDFAQAYYEALSIADSDFSLCLIPLANENIQAKNPLDPFIRYLKHHPESKKKLSKNAGKACILAVPSETQQKQDYYLVITENIETWNSSIHTGLLVSFYPMHFLQKDLFRSLHLQNEDICLLNKYGEVLFSSNPELFSSVFSLDVPSFPKITPRLPAIPIKKAPKFFQENNLIRVQINNTSYLGIFLNHIPIQGIYSLSLVPESLLITKSIKLPLNVIFFYSLAFLCMGWILTKMNKRLNHPIQELATCMESAWRGNHNIRYESCPYAYEINELGNIFNCTLLLLLNSKEKAEIEYASGNKLQKELTILGSLQQTLLSQKFPDFPQISFESHHLGTQVSGQFCGWKATQDNLLGVLGIAEDVGLPSYLYALSARSLFLTYADLFSSLEKISTETYVSFKKGTEGSCISITFLKYSSIEGTLELMSVGDTPPLVFLKKENAFFQLFPPIIQKIHPKDILLCITGNPQLADYLLHLPIEELLKDSLSPINSDNFIDTLKELLNQAPSPDGGTISFFTFNVSR is encoded by the coding sequence ATGAAACAAAATTTTACTAAACGTATTTTATTTTTTCTTTTTTTGGTGATTCCGATTCCCCTAATTCTGAACTTAATTGTTCTTTCGGTATTTTCTTTTTCAGCAGCTAAAAACACTATCATTAGTAATTTACATACACATGCAACACATTTTAACCTCGAATTTGAGAAAAAACTATCTATTCACAAAATGTTTCTCAAAAGATTGGCAAATACTTTGGCTCTAAAATCAAATACAGCAGAGGATTTTGCCCAAGCATATTATGAAGCACTTTCCATAGCAGATTCTGATTTTTCCTTATGCCTAATTCCCCTAGCAAATGAAAATATTCAAGCAAAAAATCCTTTAGATCCTTTTATTCGTTATTTAAAACACCACCCAGAAAGTAAAAAGAAACTCAGTAAAAATGCTGGTAAAGCTTGTATTCTTGCCGTCCCTTCAGAAACCCAACAAAAGCAAGATTACTACCTCGTCATTACGGAAAATATCGAAACCTGGAACTCCTCCATACATACAGGTCTGCTTGTTAGTTTTTATCCTATGCATTTTTTACAAAAAGATCTCTTTAGGTCTCTCCATCTCCAAAATGAAGATATTTGTTTGTTAAATAAATACGGAGAGGTTCTCTTTTCATCTAATCCCGAGCTATTTTCCTCTGTTTTCTCTTTAGATGTTCCCTCATTCCCCAAAATCACACCAAGATTACCAGCAATACCTATCAAAAAAGCTCCTAAATTTTTCCAAGAAAATAACCTCATTAGGGTTCAAATCAATAACACGTCTTATTTAGGCATTTTCTTAAATCACATACCGATTCAAGGCATTTATTCCTTATCTCTAGTTCCAGAATCACTTTTAATTACCAAATCGATTAAACTCCCGCTCAATGTAATTTTCTTTTATTCCTTAGCCTTCCTCTGCATGGGCTGGATATTAACAAAAATGAATAAGCGCTTAAATCACCCTATTCAAGAACTAGCAACCTGTATGGAATCCGCTTGGAGAGGCAATCATAACATCCGCTATGAGTCCTGTCCTTATGCATATGAAATTAATGAACTTGGCAATATTTTTAACTGTACTTTACTTCTTTTGCTTAACTCCAAAGAAAAAGCAGAAATAGAATACGCCTCAGGCAATAAATTACAAAAAGAACTCACTATTCTAGGTTCTTTACAACAAACATTACTCAGCCAAAAATTTCCTGATTTCCCTCAAATCTCGTTTGAATCTCATCACTTAGGGACACAAGTATCGGGACAATTCTGCGGGTGGAAAGCTACACAGGATAATCTCTTAGGAGTCTTAGGAATTGCTGAAGATGTCGGACTTCCTTCCTACCTTTACGCATTATCTGCTAGAAGTTTGTTCTTAACCTACGCTGACTTATTTTCTTCTCTAGAAAAGATCAGTACTGAAACGTATGTTTCTTTTAAGAAAGGGACTGAAGGAAGTTGCATTTCTATAACATTTCTAAAGTATTCATCCATAGAAGGTACTTTAGAATTGATGTCCGTTGGGGATACTCCTCCGCTTGTTTTCCTAAAGAAAGAAAATGCATTCTTTCAGCTCTTTCCACCAATCATACAAAAAATACATCCTAAAGATATTCTTTTATGCATTACAGGCAATCCTCAACTTGCGGACTATCTCCTGCATCTTCCAATTGAAGAGCTGCTTAAAGATTCTTTGTCTCCGATAAATTCCGACAATTTTATAGATACTCTCAAAGAATTACTGAATCAAGCGCCATCCCCAGATGGAGGAACTATCAGTTTCTTTACCTTTAATGTATCACGCTAA